Within Pseudomonas cichorii, the genomic segment ACCATTCCGGCTGCCGGAGGCGTTGAAAGCACAGCGCTGATCGTCAGCGACTTTTCAAACGGCAATGACGGCATCGTGATCAAGGGCGAAGGCAAGACCGTCGCCGACCTCAAAGGCATGGACGTCAATCTGGTCGAGCTGTCGGTTTCCCACTACCTGCTGGCCCGTGCGCTGGACAGCGCAAACCTCACCGAAAAAGACCTCAAGGTGGTCAACACCTCGGACGCCGATATCTCGGCAGCCTTCAACACCGATGAAGTGAAAGCCGTCACCACCTGGAACCCGATGCTTTCGGATATCAAGGCCAGGCCCGGCGTCACGCAAGTCTTCGATTCGAGCAAGATCCCTGGCGAAATCATGGACATGATGGTGGTCAACACCCAGACCCTGAAAGACAACCCGGCCCTGGGCAAAGCTCTGACCGGCGCATGGTTTGAAGTGGTTGCCCTGATGAACGCCAAGTCGGCGGCCAGCAAGGCGGCACTGGAGCACATGGCCAAGGCGTCGGGCACCGACCTGGCGGGCTTCCAGTCGCAGCTCGACACCACCCGGCTGTTTGCCACGCCACAGGAAGCACTGACGTTCGCCACCAGCGCGCAACTGCCAGACACCATGCGCAAGGTCGCCAGTTTCTCCTTCGATCATGGCTTGCTGGGCGAAGGTGCCCGAGATGCAGGCGCCGTGGGCATGTCGTTCGCCAATGGCGTGACTGAAGGCGACAAGGCCAACCTCAAGCTGCACTTCGACCCCAGCTACGTGCAGATGGCCGTCGACAACAAGCTGTAAAACGCACCCAGTCCAAAGGTCATTGCCATGCGCTTGATAAATCGACATCCGGATCGGGCAGGTCGCCTGATTCTGGTGATCCTGCCATTCGCCCTGCTGCTGTTCGCCTATTTCACAGGCTCGGCGACGCGGCTGATGGAAAACCCCAACGACAAACTGCTGCCCAGCGCGGTGCAGATGGCCGATGCGGTCAAGCGTATGGCCTTCACCGAGGACGCGCGCACCGGCAGCTACCTGCTTTGGCAGGACACCGGTTCCAGCCTGCAACGGCTGGCCATCGGGCTGGGAGTCAGCGCCTTGCTGGGCCTGTGCCTGGGGATTGCGTCGGGCATTCTGCCGCTCTTCGGCGCGCCACTCTCGCCGTTACTGACAGTGTTGTCGATGGTGCCGCCGCTGGCGATTCTACCGATTCTGTTCATTGTTTTCGGGCTGGGAGAGTTATCGAAAGTGATGCTGATTGTTATCGGCATCACGCCGATCCTGGCCCGGGATCTGGAACAGCGCGCACGGGAAATCCCCGTGGAATTGCTGATCAAAGCGCAAACCCTCGGCGCCTCGACCTGGACGCTGATCCTGAGGGTGATCCTGCCGCAACTGCTGCCACGCCTGTTGATCGCCTTGCGGCTGGTACTGGGATCTGCCTGGCTGTTCCTGATCGCGGCCGAAGCCATCGCGTCCACTGACGGGCTGGGCTACCGGATTTTCCTGGTGCGCCGCTATCTGGCCATGGACGTGATTCTGCCTTACGTGGTCTGGATCACTCTGCTCGCCTGGCTGATGGACTGGGGCCTGAAAGCACTGACCCGCCGTGCATTCCCCTGGTATGAAGGAGCACGAGGATGAGCTTCATTTGTGTACGCAATGTCTGGCAGCAATACGACGATCAGGTGGTACTCGAAGGCTTGAACCTGGACGTGGCCGAGGGTGAGTTCTGCACCCTGGTCGGAGCCTCGGGCTGTGGCAAGTCCACTTTTCTGCGCCTGCTGCTGGGCCAGGAAATCCCCAGTCGTGGCTCTATCACTATGGACGGCAAGGCTCTGGCCAGCGAGCCGGATCCAAGCCGTGGCGTGGTCTTCCAGCGCTACTCGGTGTTCCCGCACCTGAGCGTGCTGGACAACGTAGCGCTGGGTCTGGAACTGCCGAACGCACCTTTGCTCGGACGCTTGTTCGGCCAGGCCAAGCGCGATGCCCGGGAACAGGCGGCCGTGCTGCTGCACAAAGTCGGGCTGGGCCACGCGCTGGACAAATACCCGACCCAACTGTCCGGCGGCATGCAACAACGGCTGGCCATTGCTCAGGCGTTGATCATGAAGCCTCGTGTCCTGCTGCTGGACGAGCCGTTCGGCGCGCTGGACCCCGGCATTCGCAAGGACATGCACAACCTGCTGCTGGAGCTGTGGCAGGAAACGAAGCTGACCGTGTTCATGGTCACCCACGACCTGTCCGAAGGCTTCAACCTCGGCACCCGCCTGATGGTGTTCGACAAGGTGCGCCAAGACCCGCACGCCCCCGGCGCCTATGGCGCACGCATCACTTACGACATCCCCTTGAACAGCGACCGCCGTGCTGCACGCGCGGCCCTCGACTCGCTGCAAACGGCTTGAAAGGAGCCCGACTCATGACTGACTCAACCACCCTCTTTCCCGTGTTCGCCGAAGAACTTCTGCCTGGCGGAGCCCATCGCTCATTCGTGCTCAAGCGCGGCGAGCTGCTACGCCTTACAGACCTGAACGGCAATGCCAATGTCAGCCTGACGCTGCTCAATGCCCATGAAAAGACCGAACGCCTGAACCTGCCCGACAGCCTCAAGTGCCAACACACCGCCAAGCTCACCAGCGGCCACTGCCTGTACTCGGACATGGGTCGTGTGCTGGCAGCGATCACTGCTGACACCTGCGGCTGGAGCGACAGCCTCGGCGGCGTACTCAACGCGGCGGAAGTCGAAGAGAAATACGGCATGGGCCGCTATCAGGAACTGCGCAATGGTTTCTTCCGCAATGGCGTCGACAACCTGCTGGTAGAGCTGGGCAAATGGGGGTTGGGCCTGTCCGACCTGCTGATGACCCTGAACCTGTTCAGCAGGGTCAATGTGGACGAGGCTGGCAGCCTGCATTTCGTGCCGGACAACTCGAAAGCTGGCGACTACATCGAGCTGTATGCGCCGATGGACACCCTGGTGGTCCTCACTGCCCTGCAACACCCTATGGACCCCACCCCCAAGTACGCCCCGCAGCCTGTGAAGCTGAGCTGGATGAAAGCCGACGCCAGCGTGGCCGAACACTGCCGCACGTCGCGCCCGGAAAACGAGCGTGGCTTTATAAACACCGACCGTCTGTTCGCCTGAGGAGGCCTTGCCATGCATTCAACTCAACATTGCTGCGACGCCACCATCCCTGCTGGCGAGCCGTTTCTGGCCGAGGTCAAGGCCGGACAGACCGTGCGCATTCTCGACCTGGAAGGCAATCAGGCCGTCGATACCCTGTTCTACAGCCTGGCCAACCCACGCGAGCGCTATGACGTACAACGCACCTTGCGTCGCCAGAACAGCGTGTACCTGACCACCGGCAGCGTGCTGTATTCCAACCTCGGCCAGCCGATGCTGACCATCGTCGACGATACCTGCGGACGTCATGACACCCTTGGCGGGGCCTGCGCCCAGGAAAGCAATACCGTGCGCTATGCCCTGGACAAACTGCACATGCACAGTTGCCGGGACAACTACCTGCGTGCCTGCGCCCATGACGGTCGCCTGGGCAAAGGCGACATCGGCCCGAACATCAATTTCTTCATGAATGTCCCGGTGACCGCCGAGGGTGGCCTGACTTTCGAGGACGGCATTTCCGCGCCCGGCAAGTACGTCGAGCTGCGCGCCGAGATGGATGTGATCGTGCTGATCTCCAACTGCCCGCAACTGAACAACCCCTGCAACGGCTACAACCCGACTCCGGCCCGGCTGCTGATTCGCGACTGAATCCAGAAAATCGAGCCCTCCACAACGGACGACCGTTGTGCGCAACGACCCATAGCGGGACGGCCCGCTTCCCATTACGAAACCGAGCGAATCTGGGTTTCCGGGGTTTATGCCATGTTCGACAAACTGCTGATCGCCAACCGCGGCGCCATTGCCTGCCGCATCCTGCGAACCCTGCGCACCTTGAAGGTCAAAGGTGTTGCGGTCTATTCCGAAGCCGATGCCGCCAGCCTGCACCTGATGCAGGCCGACGAAGCCTACAGCCTGGGTGAAGGCGGCGCGGCAGGTACTTATCTGGCGGTAGACAAGATTCTCGCCATTGCCCAAAGCAGTGGTGCCAAAGCGATTCATCCCGGCTACGGTTTTCTTTCGGAAAACGCGGCGTTCGCCCAGGCCTGCGAAGAAGCCGGCATCGCCTTCGTCGGCCCGACGCCAGAACAACTGCGCGTCTTCGGCCTGAAGCACACGGCGCGAGCCTTGGCCAAACAGCATGGCGTACCGATGCTCGAAGGCACCGAGCTGCTCGACAGCCTTGAGTCGGCACTCACGGCGGCACGTGGCATCGGCTACCCGGTAATGCTCAAAAGCACCGCTGGCGGTGGCGGGATCGGCATGCGCGTATGCCGGAGCGCCGACGAACTGGCCGAATCCTTTGAGGCAGTAAAACGCCTGGGCCAGAACAACTTCAGCGATGCCGGCGTATTTATCGAAAAATACATCCAGCGTGCTCGTCACCTTGAAGTGCAGGTTTTCGGTGACGGCCAGGGCGAAGTGCTGGCCCTTGGCGTGCGCGATTGCTCGGTGCAGCGCCGTAACCAGAAAGTCCTGGAAGAAACCCCGGCCCCGAACCTGCCGGATGGCATGGCCGAAGAACTCTGCGCGGCGGCCATCAAGCTGGCCAAGGCGGTCAACTATCGCAGCGCGGGGACCGTAGAGTTTGTCTTCGACAGCGAAGATCAGCGTTTCTACTTTCTGGAAGTGAATACCCGCCTTCAGGTCGAGCATGGCGTTACCGAGCAAGTGTGGGGTGTCGATCTGGTCGGCTGGATGGTGCAACTGGCGGCCGGTGATCTGCCGCCGCTCAGCCAGTTGCAAGCCACGCTGAAGCCGAGCGGCCATGCCATTCAGGCGCGGCTGTATGCCGAAGATCCGGGACGCGACTTCCAGCCCTGCCCCGGCCTGCTGACCGCCGTGGACTTTCCGGCAGCCGATGGCAAAAGCCTGCGCATCGATACCTGGGTTGAAGCCGGTTGTGAGATTCCGCCGTTTTTCGATCCGATGATCGCCAAGCTCATCAGTTGGGCACCCGATCGTCAGCAAGCCAGTGACGCATTGGCCGAAGCCTTGAGCAACACGCGCCTGTATGGCGTGGAAACCAACCGCGGCTATTTACAGCAGATCATCGTCGATGCGCCCTTTGCCAGCGGCCAGCCGTGGACCCGTTGCCTGGAAAACCTGATCTATCACGCCGACACCTTTGAAGTGCTCAGCGGCGGCACCCAGACCACTGTGCAGGACTATCCGGGCCGTCTCGGTTACTGGGCCGTTGGTGTACCGCCTTCAGGGCCGATGGACAGCCGGGCCTTGCGCCAGGGCAATCGCCTGCTGGGTAATGCCGAAGGTTGCGCGGCACTGGAAATCACCATGAGCGGCCCGCTGCTACGGTTCAATACCGATGCGGTGGTGGCCATTACCGGCGCGCTGATCCCGATCACCCTTGATGGTGAATCGCAAAACATGAATACGGCGCTGCTGGTTGCTGCAGGTTCGACCCTGGCGCTGGGCACCATTGCCGGTGCCGGGGCACGCAGTTACCTGTGCGTACGCGGCGGGCTGGATGTGCCGGACTATCTGGGCAGCAAAAGCACCTTCACCCTCGGCCAGTTCGGCGGGCATGGTGGACGGGCATTGCGCGCTGGTGATGTGCTGCATATCACGGCCCTTGCTGATCGCAGCGCCGGGCAGCGTGTGCCGGATGAACAGATCGAGCCCCTGGCAGATGTGCGTCAGATTCGCGTGATTTATGGGCCGCATGGTGCGCCGGAGTATTTCACCGAGGGTTACATCAATACGTTCTTTGCCACCGACTGGGAAGTGCATTTCAACTCCAGCCGAACCGGCGTGCGCCTGATAGGACCAAAGCCGGAATGGGTGCGCGCCGATGGTGGCGAAGCGGGTTTGCACCCTTCCAATATCCATGACAATCCCTACGCCATCGGCGCGGTGGATTTTACCGGCGACATGCCTGTCATCCTCGGCCCCGACGGCCCGAGTCTTGGTGGATTCGTCTGCCCGGTGACCATCATCGAAGCGGATCTGTGGCAGTTGGGGCAGCTCAAGGCCGGAGATAAAGTGCGTTTCAGCCCGGTCAGCCTGGAAACAGCCCGCGCCCTAATCCGTAGGAGCGACTTCAGTCGCGAAAGCAATGGTCCAGACACACCCCCTTCGCGGATGAATCCACTCCTACAGAACCCGGTTGTGCTGGATATTGGTCAGGACGACAAACGACTGGTCGCCCGGCTATCAGGCGACACCCATGTGTTGCTGGAAATCGGGGCTCCCGAACTGGATCTGGTGCTGCGATTCCGCGGGCACGCCTTGATGCAGGCACTGGAAAGCAAGGCACTGCCGGGCGTGATCGATCTGACACCGGGCATTCGCTCCCTGCAAGTGCATTACCACCCCGAACAACTGCCTCTCACAACACTGCTGGATATCGTCGCCGGTGAATGGGATGCCGTCTGCGCCACCCAGGACCTGCAAGTCCCGTCGCGCATCGTGCATCTGCCCTTGTCCTGGGACGATCCGGCCTGTCAGTTGGCAATCGAGAAATACATGACCACCGTGCGCAAGGACGCGCCCTGGTGCCCGAGCAATCTGGAGTTCATCCGGCGCATCAATGACCTGCCCAATCTGGATGAAGTGCAACGCACGGTGTTCGACGCCAGCTATCTGGTCATGGGCCTGGGCGACGTCTATCTCGGCGCACCTGTGGCAACACCTCTGGACCCGCGTCATCGCCTGGTCACCACCAAGTACAACCCGGCACGTACCTGGACCGCCGAAAACTCGGTGGGCATCGGCGGGGCCTACATGTGCGTGTACGGCATGGAAGGCCCCGGCGGTTATCAGTTCGTGGGCCGTACGTTGCAGATGTGGAACCGCTATCGCGAAGTCGCCGCCTTTGACGGCAAGCCCTGGCTGCTGCGCTTCTTCGACCAGATCCGTTTTTACCCGGTCAGTGCCGATGAGTTACTGCGCATCCGCCGGGATTTCCCGCTGGGCCGTTACCCGCTGGAGATCGAACACAGCACCCTGAACCTGGCCGACTATCAAGCGTTTCTAGCCAAGGAAGCCGAGGGCATCGCCGCCTTTCGCGGCCAGCAGCAAGCTGCTTTCCAGGCCGAACGCGAGCGCTGGATCGCCAGCGGGCAAGCCAATTTCGAGAGTGAGGAAAGTGCGGCCCCGCTCACCGATGAACCCGCGCTCGAAACCGGCCAGCAAGGGGTCGACAGCCATATCGCCGGCAACCTCTGGCAAGTGCAGGTCCAGCCAGGTGAGCGAGTTTCGGCAGGAGATGTGCTGGTGATTCTGGAGTCCATGAAAATGGAAATCCCGCTGCTGGCTCCCGTGAGCGGCATTGTTCGCGATGTGCGGGTGCAACCTGGCTCGGCGGTGCGAGCCGGGCAACGTGTGGTCGTTCTGGAAACGGACTGAAACCTTGTGTCTTTAACTCTTTCGACGGAATTCGCCATGAACCACAACGCACTCCCAAGCGACCTGCAACTGGATACCCTGCGTGACGCGTACCAGGCCGGCAGACTGACACCCCGGCAACTGATCCTGGCCCTCCATGAAAAGGCCGCCGCGCTGAATCCTGACTTTCATCTGTACATCCACTTGCTCAGCCCGGCAGAACTGGAGCCTTACCTCGCTGCACTGGAAAACCGCGATATCAAAGACCTGCCGCTGTACGGCATCCCGTTTTCGATCAAGGACAATATCGACCTGGCAGGCATTGCTACTACCGCAGCCTGCCCGTCCTATGCGTATGTGCCACAACGTTCGGCAACCATTGTCGAGCAACTGATCGCCCTGGGTGCCGTGCCCATGGGCAAGACCAACCTCGATCAGTTCGCCACCGGCCTGAACGGCAGCCGTTCACCCTATGGCGCATGCCCCAACAGCGTACTCAAGGAGTACCCGTCCGGCGGGTCGAGCTCCGGTTCGTCACTGGCCGTGGCATTGGGTGTCAGCAGCTTCTCGCTGGGCACCGACACCGCAGGCTCGGGCCGGGTGCCTGCTGCGCTGAACAATCTGGTCGGCATGAAAGCCAGTAAAGGGCTGATCTCCACGGCTGGCGTGGTGCCGGCCTGCCGTACGCTGGATTGCGTCACCACCTTCACGGCCACAGCAAGGGAAGCCAGCCAGTTGCTGGGGCTGGTGGCCAGGCTGGACCCTCGCGACGAATACAGCCGCCGAAACCCGTTGTGGAACGACGCTTCGGCCTTCGGCGCGCCCCGCGCTTTCCGTTTCGGCGTGCCACGTGCCGAAGACCTGGAGTTTTTCGGGTGTGCCGAAGGACCGCAGTTGTTCGAGGCAGCGCTCGCTCATCTGAAAGCACTGGGCGGTGAAGCTGTCACCCTGGATCTTTCGCCCTTCCTGGAAGCGGCGCGTCTGCTGTATGAAGGCCCATGGGTCGCCGAACGCTACAGCGTGGCCGGGCAATTGATGCAGGAAGTTCCCGACGCCGTGCTGCCCGTTATCCGCGCTGTACTGGACAAGGCACCTGCGGTCACGGGTGTCGATACGTTCCGGGCGCACTATCGTTTGCAGGCACTCAAGGCAATCTGCGACAAGGCGCTTGAAGACCTGGACTTCGTGGTCACGCCCAGCATCGGTCGCCCGGTCACCTCGGCAGAACTGGAAGCAGAACCGGTGTTGCGTAACTCGGAGCTGGGTTACTACACCAACTTCGTCAACCTGCTGGATTACGCAGCCGTTGCAGTGCCCAGCGCCGTCATGAACAACAGCCTGCCCTGGGGCGTGACGCTGTTTGGTCGGGCCTTTACAGATCAATACCTGCTAAGCATCGCCGACGCCTTGCAACGCCAGACCGCACTGCCACTGATCGGTGGCCACATTCCAGATCTGCCTCAACCCAAGTCCGCCGCCCGCAATGACATGAGCCGCCTTGTGGTCTGTGGAGCCCATCTGGACGGCCTGGCACTGAACGGGCAACTCAAGCAGCGCGGTGCACGCTTGCTGGAAGTGACACAAAGCTCGCCCGACTATCAGTTATATGCTCTGGCAGGCGGCCCGCCGTTTCGTCCGGGCATGTTGCGTGTAGCGCAAGATGGCGTGGCGATAGAAGTGGAAGTCTGGGAACTGCCGAGCCGTGAGCTGGGTTCATTCCTGACCGGCATTCCCGCACCGCTGGGGCTGGGCAAGGTGCAACTGGCCGATGGACGCTGGGAAAGCGGCTTTATCTGCGAACCTTATGGCCTTGAAGGCGCGACCGATATCAGCCATCTGGGCGGCTGGCGTGCTTATCTGCAGCAGCGCTGAACCTATAAATAGATAGGCAACTGCGCAGCCTTGGCAGTGACATAGTAAGCGGCCACTCACTTCGCTATGTCACTGTCATGGATGAACTCTGGAAATCCCTCTCTGCTGCTTCCAATCTGGAGCATCCCGATTTCATCATATTGCCGGGTCCTGATTCGGAACGAAAAGACAGTCTCAATGGCTCGGGGGCATTTTCCCTTGCGCCGCTGCATTACCCGACTGACGAAAAACCGCTGCCGGAGATCGCCTCGCCATCACCTTCGGCATTACCCGATGCACAAGCCATACAGCGACTGAAAAAGCTCAGAAAAAGCCCCGGCTTCAAACTGCTTGCCGACTCGATCCTGCTGTTGAAAACCCTGCAACTGGACATGGACTACCCTCCTCCCCAGCGGGCGTATATCCGCGAGCAACTGAAAGCCCTGCTGCTGCAGAAGGCAGGCAAGCAACTGGACCCTGACAC encodes:
- the atzF gene encoding allophanate hydrolase, with protein sequence MNHNALPSDLQLDTLRDAYQAGRLTPRQLILALHEKAAALNPDFHLYIHLLSPAELEPYLAALENRDIKDLPLYGIPFSIKDNIDLAGIATTAACPSYAYVPQRSATIVEQLIALGAVPMGKTNLDQFATGLNGSRSPYGACPNSVLKEYPSGGSSSGSSLAVALGVSSFSLGTDTAGSGRVPAALNNLVGMKASKGLISTAGVVPACRTLDCVTTFTATAREASQLLGLVARLDPRDEYSRRNPLWNDASAFGAPRAFRFGVPRAEDLEFFGCAEGPQLFEAALAHLKALGGEAVTLDLSPFLEAARLLYEGPWVAERYSVAGQLMQEVPDAVLPVIRAVLDKAPAVTGVDTFRAHYRLQALKAICDKALEDLDFVVTPSIGRPVTSAELEAEPVLRNSELGYYTNFVNLLDYAAVAVPSAVMNNSLPWGVTLFGRAFTDQYLLSIADALQRQTALPLIGGHIPDLPQPKSAARNDMSRLVVCGAHLDGLALNGQLKQRGARLLEVTQSSPDYQLYALAGGPPFRPGMLRVAQDGVAIEVEVWELPSRELGSFLTGIPAPLGLGKVQLADGRWESGFICEPYGLEGATDISHLGGWRAYLQQR
- the uca gene encoding urea carboxylase; translation: MFDKLLIANRGAIACRILRTLRTLKVKGVAVYSEADAASLHLMQADEAYSLGEGGAAGTYLAVDKILAIAQSSGAKAIHPGYGFLSENAAFAQACEEAGIAFVGPTPEQLRVFGLKHTARALAKQHGVPMLEGTELLDSLESALTAARGIGYPVMLKSTAGGGGIGMRVCRSADELAESFEAVKRLGQNNFSDAGVFIEKYIQRARHLEVQVFGDGQGEVLALGVRDCSVQRRNQKVLEETPAPNLPDGMAEELCAAAIKLAKAVNYRSAGTVEFVFDSEDQRFYFLEVNTRLQVEHGVTEQVWGVDLVGWMVQLAAGDLPPLSQLQATLKPSGHAIQARLYAEDPGRDFQPCPGLLTAVDFPAADGKSLRIDTWVEAGCEIPPFFDPMIAKLISWAPDRQQASDALAEALSNTRLYGVETNRGYLQQIIVDAPFASGQPWTRCLENLIYHADTFEVLSGGTQTTVQDYPGRLGYWAVGVPPSGPMDSRALRQGNRLLGNAEGCAALEITMSGPLLRFNTDAVVAITGALIPITLDGESQNMNTALLVAAGSTLALGTIAGAGARSYLCVRGGLDVPDYLGSKSTFTLGQFGGHGGRALRAGDVLHITALADRSAGQRVPDEQIEPLADVRQIRVIYGPHGAPEYFTEGYINTFFATDWEVHFNSSRTGVRLIGPKPEWVRADGGEAGLHPSNIHDNPYAIGAVDFTGDMPVILGPDGPSLGGFVCPVTIIEADLWQLGQLKAGDKVRFSPVSLETARALIRRSDFSRESNGPDTPPSRMNPLLQNPVVLDIGQDDKRLVARLSGDTHVLLEIGAPELDLVLRFRGHALMQALESKALPGVIDLTPGIRSLQVHYHPEQLPLTTLLDIVAGEWDAVCATQDLQVPSRIVHLPLSWDDPACQLAIEKYMTTVRKDAPWCPSNLEFIRRINDLPNLDEVQRTVFDASYLVMGLGDVYLGAPVATPLDPRHRLVTTKYNPARTWTAENSVGIGGAYMCVYGMEGPGGYQFVGRTLQMWNRYREVAAFDGKPWLLRFFDQIRFYPVSADELLRIRRDFPLGRYPLEIEHSTLNLADYQAFLAKEAEGIAAFRGQQQAAFQAERERWIASGQANFESEESAAPLTDEPALETGQQGVDSHIAGNLWQVQVQPGERVSAGDVLVILESMKMEIPLLAPVSGIVRDVRVQPGSAVRAGQRVVVLETD
- a CDS encoding urea amidolyase associated protein UAAP1, whose amino-acid sequence is MTDSTTLFPVFAEELLPGGAHRSFVLKRGELLRLTDLNGNANVSLTLLNAHEKTERLNLPDSLKCQHTAKLTSGHCLYSDMGRVLAAITADTCGWSDSLGGVLNAAEVEEKYGMGRYQELRNGFFRNGVDNLLVELGKWGLGLSDLLMTLNLFSRVNVDEAGSLHFVPDNSKAGDYIELYAPMDTLVVLTALQHPMDPTPKYAPQPVKLSWMKADASVAEHCRTSRPENERGFINTDRLFA
- a CDS encoding ABC transporter permease, with protein sequence MRLINRHPDRAGRLILVILPFALLLFAYFTGSATRLMENPNDKLLPSAVQMADAVKRMAFTEDARTGSYLLWQDTGSSLQRLAIGLGVSALLGLCLGIASGILPLFGAPLSPLLTVLSMVPPLAILPILFIVFGLGELSKVMLIVIGITPILARDLEQRAREIPVELLIKAQTLGASTWTLILRVILPQLLPRLLIALRLVLGSAWLFLIAAEAIASTDGLGYRIFLVRRYLAMDVILPYVVWITLLAWLMDWGLKALTRRAFPWYEGARG
- a CDS encoding putative urea ABC transporter substrate-binding protein is translated as MHKPKSRLSGLLAAGLIAALSLSAQAAPKDHFNVCWTIYAGWMPWEYAGTQGIVDKWAKKYGIKIDITQLNDYVESINQYTAGQFDGCTMTNMDALTIPAAGGVESTALIVSDFSNGNDGIVIKGEGKTVADLKGMDVNLVELSVSHYLLARALDSANLTEKDLKVVNTSDADISAAFNTDEVKAVTTWNPMLSDIKARPGVTQVFDSSKIPGEIMDMMVVNTQTLKDNPALGKALTGAWFEVVALMNAKSAASKAALEHMAKASGTDLAGFQSQLDTTRLFATPQEALTFATSAQLPDTMRKVASFSFDHGLLGEGARDAGAVGMSFANGVTEGDKANLKLHFDPSYVQMAVDNKL
- a CDS encoding urea amidolyase associated protein UAAP2 gives rise to the protein MHSTQHCCDATIPAGEPFLAEVKAGQTVRILDLEGNQAVDTLFYSLANPRERYDVQRTLRRQNSVYLTTGSVLYSNLGQPMLTIVDDTCGRHDTLGGACAQESNTVRYALDKLHMHSCRDNYLRACAHDGRLGKGDIGPNINFFMNVPVTAEGGLTFEDGISAPGKYVELRAEMDVIVLISNCPQLNNPCNGYNPTPARLLIRD
- a CDS encoding ABC transporter ATP-binding protein, yielding MSFICVRNVWQQYDDQVVLEGLNLDVAEGEFCTLVGASGCGKSTFLRLLLGQEIPSRGSITMDGKALASEPDPSRGVVFQRYSVFPHLSVLDNVALGLELPNAPLLGRLFGQAKRDAREQAAVLLHKVGLGHALDKYPTQLSGGMQQRLAIAQALIMKPRVLLLDEPFGALDPGIRKDMHNLLLELWQETKLTVFMVTHDLSEGFNLGTRLMVFDKVRQDPHAPGAYGARITYDIPLNSDRRAARAALDSLQTA